One Maribacter cobaltidurans genomic window carries:
- a CDS encoding NifU family protein, which produces MKEYNITVVKTNNPAILKFESNHMLVKRKNYEFKNIDEAKNSPLAQQLFYLPFIKTVYISGNFVGMERYDIVEWDDVKDEVAQQLVEYLNAGEPVVIEEDTDKPIAVTVYAEVTPNPATMKFVASKKIVGSMYEFKNIDEAKDSPLATQLFQFPFVKQVFIDDNYVSVSKYEVAEWEDITIELRELIRNFIAEGNDIVTSNAEPIKTTETGDNNQSQPQEDLDDTSLEIIDILEEYVKPAVASDGGNILFKSYEPESRTVNVILQGACSGCPSSTFTLKNGIETMLKNMMGDRVNEVVALNG; this is translated from the coding sequence ATGAAAGAGTACAATATAACTGTTGTAAAAACTAATAATCCCGCTATACTAAAGTTTGAATCCAATCATATGTTGGTAAAGCGGAAGAACTACGAATTTAAAAATATAGACGAAGCCAAAAACTCACCTCTAGCACAACAACTTTTTTATCTTCCTTTCATAAAGACGGTATACATATCAGGAAACTTTGTTGGGATGGAACGATATGATATCGTGGAATGGGACGATGTAAAGGATGAAGTGGCCCAGCAATTAGTGGAATATTTAAATGCCGGGGAACCGGTAGTCATAGAAGAAGATACGGACAAACCCATAGCGGTAACCGTTTATGCCGAGGTAACTCCCAATCCAGCCACCATGAAATTCGTGGCAAGCAAAAAGATTGTGGGTTCCATGTACGAGTTTAAAAATATAGACGAGGCAAAAGACTCACCACTTGCCACACAATTATTTCAATTTCCATTTGTTAAGCAAGTATTTATTGACGACAACTACGTATCGGTTTCCAAGTATGAAGTGGCCGAATGGGAAGACATTACGATAGAGCTGAGAGAACTTATCAGAAATTTTATTGCAGAGGGCAATGATATTGTGACCTCCAATGCCGAACCAATAAAAACAACTGAAACAGGGGACAATAACCAATCCCAACCTCAAGAAGATTTGGATGACACCTCTTTGGAAATCATTGATATTTTAGAGGAATATGTAAAACCTGCGGTTGCCAGTGACGGTGGTAATATCCTATTTAAATCCTATGAGCCCGAAAGCCGTACAGTAAACGTCATCCTGCAAGGTGCCTGTAGTGGTTGTCCTTCATCTACCTTTACCTTAAAAAATGGTATAGAGACGATGTTGAAGAATATGATGGGAGATAGGGTAAACGAAGTAGTGGCTTTAAACGGCTAA
- a CDS encoding PorP/SprF family type IX secretion system membrane protein — protein MRCKLVLLLSFLLFGLKASAQEGIPVYFDYLADNYYLIFPSMAGISECGKIRATARKQWFDVEDAPNLQTINGHFRLGDSPSGVGAIIFNDANGYHSQTGFKGTYAHHLRMGSEDVRVLNQLSFGLSATVLQSSLDETEFRSVDFDPAVSGIKLNETYYNVDFGMSYSYQEFFTHFAVLNALSSKRNLYRVNRNDDPDNLTIPRVDNLRRYIISAGYVFGRSEWQFEPSVLFQMTDFTKEKTVDINAKLYKDVNFGRIWGGVSYRRSFDGAQFQTATSFGEQRLQLITPIVGANFNKFMISYNYSYQMGDIRFDNGGFHQITLGFDFCKPEKRYDCYCPAAN, from the coding sequence ATGAGATGTAAGTTGGTTCTATTGCTGTCCTTCCTATTGTTTGGTTTAAAAGCCAGTGCACAAGAGGGTATTCCTGTATATTTTGATTATTTGGCCGATAACTACTATTTGATATTTCCTTCCATGGCGGGTATCAGTGAATGTGGAAAAATTAGGGCAACGGCCAGAAAACAGTGGTTTGATGTGGAAGATGCACCAAACCTACAAACAATAAACGGACATTTTAGATTAGGAGATTCCCCAAGCGGTGTAGGGGCTATTATTTTCAATGATGCCAATGGCTATCATTCCCAAACAGGTTTTAAAGGTACCTATGCACATCATTTACGGATGGGTAGCGAGGATGTTCGAGTTTTGAACCAACTTTCCTTTGGATTAAGTGCAACCGTCCTTCAAAGTAGTTTGGATGAAACAGAGTTTCGTTCCGTTGATTTCGATCCGGCGGTTTCAGGAATTAAGCTAAATGAAACCTATTATAATGTGGATTTTGGAATGTCTTATAGCTATCAGGAGTTTTTTACACATTTTGCCGTTTTGAATGCCTTGTCCTCAAAAAGGAATCTTTACAGGGTAAATAGAAATGATGATCCGGACAATTTGACAATACCTAGAGTAGATAATTTAAGAAGGTATATCATTTCTGCAGGCTATGTTTTTGGTAGAAGCGAATGGCAATTTGAACCTTCCGTACTTTTTCAAATGACGGATTTTACCAAGGAAAAGACCGTAGACATTAATGCGAAACTCTATAAGGACGTGAATTTTGGGCGTATTTGGGGAGGCGTTTCCTATAGAAGAAGTTTTGATGGTGCACAGTTTCAAACGGCAACTAGTTTTGGGGAACAACGCCTTCAATTGATAACACCTATAGTAGGAGCTAATTTCAATAAATTCATGATTTCCTATAATTACTCCTATCAAATGGGTGATATTCGATTTGACAATGGAGGATTTCACCAGATAACCCTAGGCTTCGATTTTTGTAAACCGGAAAAAAGATACGATTGTTACTGTCCCGCAGCTAATTAA
- a CDS encoding vWA domain-containing protein produces MIKIQKALAIGFMAMSINLGYGCKNEPKNEKQILLVQRVEPNKKPNKRTVKIALLLDTSNSMDGLINQAKSQLWDIVNEFTRAKCGNETRPDLQIALYQYGNDDLSYREGYIQQVLNFSSDLDEISKKLFSLTTNGGEEYCGEVIQTSLKQLEWGKNPDNLRIIFIAGNEPFTQGRLNYKDAVTNAKENDVVVNTIFCGNYEQGIETEWKRGAQLTGGEYMAIDHNREVVHINTPYDDIIIQLNSKLNKTYISYGAMASEYEEKQASQDENAMSIGYGVAIKRAVSKSSRLYNNKSWDLVDASADDDFSLEKVEKESLPEELKGKSNQEIEKYINGKREERERIQAEIAEINKKREIYIAENQKENTQGELESVMLSAIKKQAAQKNYTWD; encoded by the coding sequence ATGATAAAAATTCAAAAAGCACTGGCTATAGGATTCATGGCAATGAGTATAAATTTAGGCTATGGATGTAAAAATGAACCAAAAAATGAAAAACAAATCCTATTGGTACAGAGGGTTGAACCTAACAAAAAACCGAACAAGAGGACGGTTAAAATCGCATTGTTATTGGATACCAGTAACAGTATGGACGGATTGATCAATCAGGCGAAATCCCAATTATGGGACATCGTCAATGAATTCACCAGGGCCAAATGTGGAAATGAAACCAGACCCGATCTTCAAATCGCATTGTACCAATATGGAAACGATGACCTTTCCTATAGGGAAGGCTATATACAACAGGTCTTGAATTTTAGTAGTGACCTGGACGAAATTTCCAAAAAATTATTTTCACTGACTACCAATGGAGGTGAAGAATACTGTGGTGAAGTTATCCAAACTTCCTTGAAGCAATTGGAATGGGGCAAAAACCCGGATAATTTGAGAATAATCTTTATTGCGGGAAACGAACCTTTTACGCAAGGTCGATTAAATTATAAAGATGCCGTCACCAATGCCAAGGAAAACGATGTCGTTGTGAACACCATATTTTGTGGTAACTATGAACAAGGTATTGAAACGGAGTGGAAAAGAGGTGCCCAACTTACAGGGGGCGAATATATGGCCATAGACCATAATAGGGAAGTAGTCCATATCAATACCCCCTATGACGATATCATCATTCAATTGAATTCAAAACTGAACAAAACATATATTTCATATGGCGCTATGGCAAGCGAATATGAAGAAAAACAAGCTTCACAGGATGAAAATGCCATGAGTATTGGGTATGGCGTTGCTATAAAACGGGCTGTAAGCAAAAGTTCCCGACTTTACAATAATAAATCTTGGGATTTGGTCGATGCTTCGGCCGATGATGATTTTAGTTTGGAAAAAGTGGAGAAAGAAAGTCTGCCGGAAGAACTAAAAGGAAAATCAAACCAAGAAATAGAAAAATACATTAATGGCAAACGTGAGGAAAGGGAACGTATTCAGGCCGAAATCGCTGAAATAAATAAAAAACGGGAAATTTACATTGCCGAAAATCAAAAAGAAAACACTCAGGGCGAACTAGAAAGTGTAATGCTGAGCGCAATAAAAAAACAAGCGGCTCAAAAAAATTACACGTGGGATTAG
- a CDS encoding dodecin family protein gives MAVLKVIEVLANSDKSWEDAAKNAVAQASKSVKNIRSVYINEQSATVEDGKMVNYRVNVKITFEVQ, from the coding sequence ATGGCAGTATTAAAAGTTATAGAAGTATTGGCCAATTCTGACAAAAGTTGGGAAGATGCCGCAAAAAATGCAGTAGCCCAGGCCTCTAAATCGGTAAAAAATATTCGTTCTGTTTATATTAACGAACAAAGTGCTACCGTAGAAGATGGAAAAATGGTAAACTATCGTGTCAACGTAAAGATTACTTTTGAGGTGCAATAA